From Clarias gariepinus isolate MV-2021 ecotype Netherlands chromosome 1, CGAR_prim_01v2, whole genome shotgun sequence:
aatacacaatttaatttggttagattaaaaaatatatatataactattaaaagattaaaatagtttatgcgtttttatattttattacataaaatacaaataaaagcaaACGTCAATCATTTCACGTCCACGTGGCAACCGGAAGTACTTATTAATGTGCTTAGACAATCTTGGTTAATGAGTTAAACTACTGAATAAACCTTGTgctatttttacaaattaaaaagttGGAATAGGTTACAAATCAGTGGTAAAGTTTCATATTGTCTGGAAAAATAGATTTTGTTAATTCACAaccaaattatttaaattaaataaaaggcaCACAAAGAATCTTgttcaaacaataaaaaaaatattctttattttaagtTGTACAAGTTTTTGTTCTTTGATGTCGGTGCTTTCTGTTTCAAAGTTATACATcatcttatttaaaaactgatactttttgttttaaagagaaataaagccaGAGACTCTACTTTTGAATGGCCCCTGGACCCCGCAGTTTGCATCATCTGGTTATATTTGAtgaattttattacaatatttaaacaaattcctGGTACTGTATCCTCACATCTGTTGCGTCAGCTCTAAGCTTGCACCTTACACCATTAAAGGTTTATGTTTTCTAATcagttttaattatttcctAATATGAGATGATGGAATGATGCTGAtatttatgtctctctctctctctctctcacacacacacacacacacacacacacacacacaaacagtacagtgaaatccttttctttgcatatcccaagCAGGAGGCTGATATGGTGCTGCTGGAGCAAACGGGGTTAGGTTTAGTTTGCTAAAGGGCCCAAAAATGAAGCTCGGGCTTGAACtgacaaccttctgatcagtaacccagagccttaactgaGCTGCCACTGAACACCCGGGTGtaagtggtgttcatgaaaTGTCAGGGCTCGATCACAATGATGTGCTGCACTAACCCaacaatttattataaaatataaaatatcctAAAGGTGAAAAATGACAGCTTTATAAACTCTACAGATACTGCTTGTACCTGTTATTGACAAACGTTTTAATTTTATTCCGtctcaaataaatattttcaccTTGTGACACAATACCAGCGTGTAAAAGCTCGAAATGAGACACGCTCCTGCCTACGCAGGTTTGCGAACACGTTTCTTTGAAGCATGGCTGCCATTCGTTTGTTCCTCACGGCGTTCGAGGCGAGTGAAGCGCAGATCCTGATCAGCTCCCGATCGCCTGCGCTGACTCTCCTGGTAGCTTTAAACCACAAGGTCAAAGTCATCTCTCTGGAGAGGggggagaaaagagagagatttcATGAGAGCAGGTAAGCACTGTTTAAACAGGTTCCTCTCTAGATATTAGCGACAGCGAGGACGGAAAAAATATCAAAGACCGCTCGAGACCAGGGACGAGGTGAACAGCGCTGCCTCTTTTAACACTATTTTCTACCCTACCTCCTCGTTGTAATTCATGACGTGTTGCTTGATCTTGGACGAGTCCACCCAGGTCACAAAGTCCTCCATGTTCCTGTCAAGAGATGAGACACATTAAagccaaaaaacaacaacaaacagatTCTGATCTAACAAGtgtgagaaaggaaaaaaaaaaaaaaaaaaactgacctcGTGACCAGGAACGCAGGATCTGTGATGATCTCAGGACCGACTCGAATATCTGGTGTGGAGTGAAGGAAGCTGAGCCGAGTTAAATAAACAGCCACACCTGATAGCCTGTGAGCCTGATGTGGTGAAACCTCTCAGATAATATCCGGGGAACTAATGATCTCTGAACTGGTTCTACTAGCCGGACTCGTAATCATACCCGTGCTCCCATCAAAGCTTCAGCAGATGTACGACctaattaaagtttatttaaacttCACAACATCTCGAAGGAGCTGTTTGTTTCCACTGTCGCTTCATTATGAAAAAACTTGATGGTTCATTAAGAACTTGCGTCTGAGGATCGATGGGTCGAGCTCAGCACCTAATGGTTATACTAACGAGTTCCCATTACAAGTTTATTAAAGGATACGCCCCTGTTCGATAAACGTGATGGCGTTCTTCAAATTCTGAGCCATGCGCAGCTTCATCATCACCCACGGTAACCGCCTCCTGgaacgacacacacacatcaaaagaCACGTCAAACGCACATCAAAAGATCGGATTTGTGCTCACGTTTATTATCCAAATATCTATCTAGACCCTTCTGTGGTGGCAGTACAGGGCACGAAAATACAACaatcacaaacataaaaataaataaataaaggaatcaCCAGAACGAGCtcttgagatttaaaaaaaactaaaaactgtgtgaaaaaacaaaacaaaaactctaATAATTGCTCTTTACAACCATGCTGTAAACTTCAACACACTTAAAACTATAGAGCGTTCCAGTTCCATCACAGTCCACGAGGAACTTCTCAACTTCAACTGTTCAGGATTTGTACCCATCTTGaactgtcttatttatttatttacttttttttctgtttttcttttgttgcttAAGACTGGAGTAGTGTAGTGGTAACgagctcgccctatcatccagagatcgctcgTTCGATTTCCGGAGAGGGGGggctggagagagctgattggccaaacTCTCTCAAAGGGGAGGGACTTAGCGATCTCACATGagtcacagctctacagccagtTACGGGTGTCTGTGAGGAAGGAGCGTATAGCGGGAACATATGATGGTTTTCCATCCTCCCTGACTGGAAGTAGTAGTCTTGATGGGGGAGTGGCCTAATGACGGGTGGGAATTAGACAACtatattagggaaaaaaaatatggaaaaatttataataaacaaacatataaagAAATAGTAGCATCACGATGACCAGATTCTGTATTACAACTTCATGATTGTTACAACTTTAAGAcccttcaaaataaaaaaaaatcataattcaaCGGTTTAATGCCTTAGCTTTAATCACCAGCTTCACAACCGAATTGAACACGAGTCGCgtgttccttataacattagttttatcacttaaaaaaaataaatcctttaaagagtttaaatttaatttaatttaaacacaaaGCTACATTGTTACTGAGCAGCTGCGCATCAGTGTGGGAACAGTTTAGAGTTCTGTCTCTAGGATTTATCTCTCTCAGCGTTTGATAACGTCATAAAGACGTGTTTATGTTGCGACACTCGAAAGCTCAGGACAGAAACAGTCAAATGCTGCGTGATCAAACTGTAAACCAGTCACGTCTGGTTCCTGGCCcatcaattttggagtcagtgtggcgatacgtGAATCAGCGCACAGAGGAATCGgccacacacactccaccacACAGggtcttaaaaaataaagaatgtacCTGCAGAAGGATGAAGCGTTGACGTCGTTAGCGAGAGCCAGGCTCTGTTTGGTTGGGATCAAACCAACGCCGTAGCTGTTTGAGAAAAACGCACACATTGCATCAGAACTTTCTGCCGTGGTGTCCaagattatttgtttaaaacagATAACATGATGTGTCTAAGTCACTACATCTAGTTAATAATAATGCAGCCTTTTTATGTTACAGAGCTGAGAGTTTTGCGTACAGTTTCTCCAGCAGCTGCGCTGTGCACTGAGCTCTGTATCCGTCTTTCTCATTCAGGTCGCGGATCTTCTGCGCTAGCTCTCGGATGCTGCGACTCAGCTTGTTGTACCTGCAAGAAAACGCACATGTTTTTCCTACAGGTTTTTGTTCACACATACgaaaataaaatgatcattGAGAAGTGTTATATAGCGTTTAGTGAATTAAAACAGACATTcacctatacaaataaaagaaaggattTGTCAGAACTCTTTAAATGACTTCTTTACATTTCACACAtgggaggaccagaaaccagtctcttTCTGTATGTCTATCCAGTCTATATTCTGTCGCAGCATCatacaaaactgtctggactgaatttactgaatcccctgcagtccttagatctctgcctgaagtttaatctgcaccatcagtgaatctaaatgtggagtaaaagtgatgttatgaacagttatgtgtgggatttaataatctactgtaaaataatctactaatgcgctactgtctcaatgtaaacacacacctgcaccaatagatattaattagaaaagataaagtgaatatttttactgggattagttcatattttcactttggctgaaataacagcgctgaagtggtataagtgaattttaacacactggagtggttttaagacaaaacttcatctttatcctttgatctactttttccatttctcatctgtgattcactctccgattaccgaacagggagtgtatttgtctgagcaccaaagaaggacaacttagtgtaaacaaggcgtaagatacttaaccttacagaatgggatttctttgtattaataagttagacagagagttctgctgtacagagagacacacagacatgtacgtgggctacaacctcaaataataataataataataataataataataatatcactgattacattagagatcagcattttattttaaccttaaAACTATTTATAGGAACTATTTAACTGTAAGTGACTCGTACTAACGCTagttaatgtataaaataacattatggCCTGGCTGAAGTTAATTAAACCTATGTATCGCGGTCCGTATCGTTAAAGTATCGCGAGAACACGAGTATCGTGACGAAATTTAGCATACTTCTTTagcatcaaacacacacacacacagcggctTCTACACTGACCCTTTTAAACAAACAGATATACGAATGTGAATGACAATACCTCAgatatttttaaactaaatgatAAGTTAATTCtgcttaacaaaataaaataaaacatttagcaagCGACAGGTAGCCGCGCACGCGCACTCACTTGGTGTAGTCCTCTCTCTTCTCGATGCGGTATTTCCGCAACACTTTCACCTCATGGAGATTGTTGTCTACCTCCCAGTTAATAAAATCGACTTTCTTTAAGAGCTTCTGCTCGTGGAATCTTAATTTACGgaccatttttttaattctaatgACCAATAAACTGTAAAACTGTGTAACCCGCTATCGCGTGCACGCTGTCTTCGCGGTTATGTGCCGTATGATGCTTTACGACGCTTGCACCGTCTGTACTGCGCATGCGTGTCGTTTTACGACACTACACAGCAGTTTGTGGCAcgttgaattttttttgtaaagatttAGATGTACCAAAatccttttctaaaaaaattattaaagtttatttaatttaatctgaaaaaaagactatttatttaaaaataaagaatgtagTTTATATGATCAAGGAGGTTTGAATGTGATTGATTTTGAcacttataatattatttttaagttgacctggataaaacattatattaaacataaagaaaaaatatgattattatattctgtaattattagatataataaatatattatttattattatatgtatactattatatataatattatatataataattattactattatataaatatatttaaatattaataattaaagttacaaatctctcttttttttaaaaaagtcagtttcttttaaaatgtgacTTTGAGGTTAACAAACTTGCTATTCAGTTATCTAATTTTCATAGACAAGCTCTATATTTTGGAttcttatactgtaaataaacctaATCTTTCTCCCCATAAGCAGCTAATATTGAATAACAAAACCATTAAATATAAGAACAAATGACTTTTCTATGATAATTGGGTTAAAGATGATATTCATCGTTTTTCATAATAATGAAGAATATTTGCTTACATACCCctcttgttattgttgttattttgttattatatatcacaataatattgtaatatattataacataattATAACACTTATAACACatattgtaaatgtaattttcatttctttcttattttcctTTCTGATATAATATGtgaatataatgtttataatgttttatacatgtttgtaaaatgataataagacacaataaaaattatatgtacACACCCTGACAAAAGTCTTGTCGCCTATCCAAGTTGTAGaaacaacaaataataactTGACTTCTAGTTGATCATTTACGCTCTAATCTGTGattcaaccaatcacagattAGAGCGTCAACTGTGACAAATACTGCAATTACAGTCACACGTTCCCAGGTGGAAGAAGAACCCAAGCACACCCAACCTTCACTTGAAAGTATTTGTTTGgattgtgtttatatatactgtatatatacatcaAAAAATAATATCAATTACATAATAACAATCCAAACAACACAACCAGGGAGGATGTAAAAAAGTTTGCAAAGCCGTTAATATTCCTCTTGTTTGAATGTAACACAGTTTTAGCCGATTGTATTGAGGAAAAACCTTCTTCGCAATCCTTAAAAAGTGATGTTAATTTATTAGACAAAAACTGCAATAACTGACTAATTagtcagttttttttgtaatgtaaaagatttaaatttgaaGCAGATTCctgtatattttgttcttctGAGACATCAACTCTAaatcatttattgtttaaatcccaatttgttaaattttttttggtctgaTTGGTTCCCACTATAATCGTGTAATATTCTTTCTTTTACTTATAtagatataatatattttagggGTAATCTTGATTCTAGTAGGTCAGACACTGTTAATCCTGTAATAATTCTGAGTAAATACAATATTCATGGCTGTAAGCAGCAAAATTCCCTCCTTCACTTTGTTAATGTGTAACTTTATCAAATACTACCAGTCCTTAAAATGCACAGATTAGACTAGTAGAATGTCTAAAAAATTAGctacacacatttataaatcCCTGCTTTTTTAATGTCTCATTTTATATTcatctctttctgtgtgtgtgtgtttgtgttcccgttttttttttgtgtgcaaaatcaataataataataataataaagttgggTAAAAGGAGCAGTATATAACACAAAACTGaagattaaaacaaacaaacaaacaaacaaataaacactgtAAAGGAGCACCAGAAGTAgaatgtaaacattttatttcatgtgaCTGACATAAGTGTCAAATTCTAATAgctttggagtttttttttttttttaatacttacagtataatgtcatttttaaatatgataaatagCGGTTTActcttattacatttatatttatgaataaaaatgtagcagattacatttaatataaaatactcatcttcttcctcctccccctcatggctaaaaaaaaaatctacaattcAAGAAACAAAGTAACATTGCATTACTTGTATTTAGCATAACTGTTacttaataaaaacaagaagatCTGAGCAAAATGTTTCCCTCCAGATCTCAGGTCCAAAACAACCACACGGAGTCACAGGAAGAGCAGCTGGTGTCCTTGTgctttttaaatcttaaattaataaaatatctcACTggataatatttatgtaataatgGAAATGAGATTTCTCAGACCCTGTCAAttaaaatatatgtacagtggagtgaaaaactatttgcccccttcctgatttcttattcttttgcatgtttgtcacactaaaatgtttctgatcatcaaaaaccgttaactattagtcaaagataacataattgaacacaaaatgcagtttttaaatgaaggtttacgttattaaggtagaaaaaaaattccaaatctacatggccctgtgtgaaaaagtgattgccccccttgttaaaaaataacctaactgtggtttatcacacctgagtttaatttctgtagtcacccccaggcctgattactgccacacctgtttcaatcaagaaatcacttaaataggagctacctgacacagagaagtagaccaaaagcacctcaaaagctagacatcatgtcaagatccaaagaaattcagaaacaaatgagaacaaaagtaattgagatctatcagtctggtaaaggttataaagccatttctaaagctttgggactccagcgaaccacagtaagagccatcatccacaaatggcaaaaacatggaacagtggcggggccaggggtagctcagtggttaaggcattggactacagttcggaagatcccaagttcaaaccccacaaccaccgccaaaaatgtaagtcgctctggataagagcgtctgccaaatacataaatgtaatgtaaatgctgaaccttcccaggagtggccggctgaccaaaattaccccaaaaacgcagagacaactcatccgagaggccacaaaagaccccaggacaacatctaaagaactgcaggcctcacttgcctcaattaaggtcagtgttcacgactcaaccataagaaagagactgggcaaaaacggcctgcatggcagatttccaaggcgcaaaccacttttaagcaaaaagaacattaaggctcgtctcaattttgctaaaaaacatctcactgattgccaagacttttgggaaaataccttgtggaccaacgagacaaaagttgaactttttggaaggtgcgtgtccggttacatctggcgtaaaagtaatacagcatttcagaaaaagaacattataccaacagtaaaatatggtggtggtagtgtgatggtctggggttgttttgctgcttcaggacctggaaggcttgctgtgatagatggaaccatgaattctactgtctaccaaaaaatcctgaaggagaatgtccggccatctgttcgtcaactcaagctgaagcgatattgggtgctgcagcaggacaatgacccaaaaacacaccagcaaatccacctctgaaaagctgaagaaaaacaaaatgaagactttgaagtggcctagtcaaagtcctgacctgaatcctattgagatgttgtggcatgactttaaaaaggcggttcatgctagaaaaccctcaaataaagctgaattacaacaattctgcaaagatgagtgggccaaaattcctccagagcgctgtaaaagactcgttgcaagttatcgcaaacgcttgattgcagttattgctgctaagggtggcccaaccagttattaggttcagggggcaattactttttcacacagggccaaaatttgtttattattaacaaatCTATCCCGGTATGACATCACATGAGCCACAGTGACAGagagtttttgtaaaaaaaaaaaagtgctttgactCTTTTATTGTTGTGATGAGCGACTAAAAAACATATCTGTCCTACATGTGTTTCGGCGAGGTGAAAGATCTGAAACAACAGCTGAAGTGACACTTTGTAAtaacttgtgtttgtgtgtgtgtgtgtgtatatatatatatatatatatatatatatatatatatatatatacagtgctaATAAATTTAAAGAGGTTAAAATACACCTTATGGTCTAACATTAACAGCACAGTTTGAAATAGCTGATAAACCGATCAAGAAAGTAAAACTAAAATGATGATTATATGGAagacaaaaacattatttaagcaAATGGACTAAATGTATACCTAGTTATGAATATAactatataatgttataatgatATAAGAAAAACGCTGTCGAAAATACAGAATTGCAATTAATATTCATTGTAATggacaaaagtatgtgcacccctcaCTGTCCCACTCATCTGTAGTCCGTCTCTTAAGTTGTACAGAATGTACTAAACACACGGTGATAGAGAATGtctttttgtgttctttaataaatgttacagaatATTTTCACTGGAATCAAGAGGAACTaaccaaacctgttccagcatcaCGATACTTCTGAATGTACAGAGCACACGGTTATAGAGAATGTCTTAGTGTGCTGTTTATTACACACTATATCACCGAAAGTATTCTTCTCATGCATACAATATGAACATAAATAACACctcattcttaatccatagggtttaactTGATGTTGGCCCTGTGCATCTATAACAGCTACAACttttctgtgaaggctttccactaggtgcgctgtcatgttggaactggtgttgAAGATCCTGAACAAAGCCCTGACTGAACTCAACCCTAAAATCTCACTGAACcatcacctttgggatgaactggatttaaaggagattagaaacctggagaactggtgccagaggaacaaccttctcctgaacgtcagcaagagaaaggagctgatagtggacttcagta
This genomic window contains:
- the imp3 gene encoding U3 small nucleolar ribonucleoprotein protein IMP3 isoform X2; protein product: MVRKLRFHEQKLLKKVDFINWEVDNNLHEVKVLRKYRIEKREDYTKYNKLSRSIRELAQKIRDLNEKDGYRAQCTAQLLEKLYGVGLIPTKQSLALANDVNASSFCRPLPHQDYYFQSGRMENHHMFPLYAPSSQTPVTGCRAVTHVRSLSPSPLREFGQSALSSPPSPEIERAISG
- the imp3 gene encoding U3 small nucleolar ribonucleoprotein protein IMP3 isoform X1: MVRKLRFHEQKLLKKVDFINWEVDNNLHEVKVLRKYRIEKREDYTKYNKLSRSIRELAQKIRDLNEKDGYRAQCTAQLLEKLYGVGLIPTKQSLALANDVNASSFCRRRLPWVMMKLRMAQNLKNAITFIEQGHIRVGPEIITDPAFLVTRNMEDFVTWVDSSKIKQHVMNYNEERDDFDLVV